A region from the Nostoc sp. HK-01 genome encodes:
- a CDS encoding threonine dehydratase, which translates to MLCDYLVQILTARVYDVAQETPLEYAPNLSKRLNNQLLLKREDMQSVFSFKLRGAYNKMANLPPDLLAQGVIAASAGNHAQGVALAASRLGTTAIIVMPVTTPQVKVDAVKARGGQVVLHGNTYDDAYTYARQLEAEKGLTFIHPFDDPDVIAGQGTIGMEILRQYQQPIHAIFVAIGGGGLISGIGAYVKRLRPEIKIIGVEPVDADAMNQSLKAGHRVRLSQVGLFADGVAVREVGEETFRLCQEYVDEIILVDTDDTCAAIKDVFEDTRSILEPAGALAIAAAKAYVEREQIQGQTLVAVACGANMNFDRLRFVAERAELGERREAIFAVAIPEEQGSLRKFCECIGQRNLTEFNYRIADEKEAHIFVGVQIQNRADKAKMLETFETCGFKTIDLTDDELTKLHLRHMVGGHSHLAHNELLYRFEFPERPGALMKFVGSMSPNWNISMFHYRNNGADYGRIVVGMQVPPHEMQEWQAFLDTLGYQYWDESQNLAYKLFLG; encoded by the coding sequence ATGCTTTGCGACTATCTAGTACAAATATTGACCGCCCGTGTGTACGATGTTGCCCAAGAAACCCCACTGGAGTATGCCCCGAATCTCTCCAAGCGGCTGAATAATCAGCTGCTATTAAAGCGAGAAGATATGCAGTCGGTGTTTTCTTTCAAGCTGCGGGGTGCATACAACAAAATGGCCAACTTACCGCCAGATTTGTTAGCACAAGGTGTCATTGCGGCTTCGGCGGGAAATCATGCTCAAGGTGTGGCTTTAGCCGCCAGTCGCTTGGGAACAACTGCTATTATCGTTATGCCTGTCACCACACCCCAAGTAAAGGTAGATGCAGTTAAAGCTAGGGGTGGACAAGTGGTATTACATGGCAATACCTACGATGACGCATACACTTATGCGCGACAACTAGAAGCAGAAAAAGGTTTAACTTTTATTCATCCTTTTGATGACCCTGATGTAATTGCTGGTCAGGGAACCATCGGTATGGAAATTTTGCGCCAATACCAGCAACCCATTCACGCAATTTTTGTGGCTATTGGTGGCGGTGGTTTGATTTCGGGAATTGGGGCCTATGTGAAAAGGTTGCGACCAGAAATTAAAATTATTGGTGTGGAACCTGTTGATGCTGATGCCATGAACCAATCATTAAAAGCCGGACATCGGGTGCGGTTGTCGCAAGTTGGTTTGTTTGCGGATGGGGTAGCAGTGCGAGAAGTGGGGGAAGAAACCTTCCGCCTGTGCCAAGAATATGTGGATGAAATTATTTTGGTGGATACAGATGATACCTGTGCCGCAATTAAAGATGTCTTTGAAGATACTCGTTCTATTTTAGAACCGGCAGGGGCATTGGCGATCGCAGCTGCTAAAGCCTACGTCGAACGCGAACAAATTCAAGGACAAACTTTGGTGGCTGTGGCTTGCGGTGCAAATATGAATTTTGACCGCCTGCGATTTGTCGCCGAACGCGCCGAATTAGGCGAACGCCGCGAAGCCATATTTGCAGTCGCCATTCCTGAAGAACAAGGTAGTCTGCGGAAGTTTTGCGAATGTATTGGTCAACGCAACTTAACTGAGTTTAACTATCGCATTGCCGATGAAAAGGAAGCCCATATTTTTGTTGGTGTGCAAATTCAAAACCGTGCTGACAAAGCCAAGATGCTAGAAACTTTTGAAACTTGCGGTTTTAAAACCATCGACTTAACCGATGATGAACTTACTAAATTACATTTACGCCACATGGTAGGCGGACACTCACACCTCGCCCATAATGAATTACTTTATCGGTTTGAGTTTCCCGAACGTCCCGGCGCATTGATGAAGTTTGTCGGTTCCATGAGTCCCAACTGGAATATCAGTATGTTCCACTATCGTAACAACGGCGCAGACTATGGGCGTATTGTTGTGGGTATGCAAGTACCACCTCATGAAATGCAAGAATGGCAAGCCTTTCTCGATACCCTTGGTTATCAATATTGGGATGAAAGCCAGAATTTGGCATACAAACTATTTTTGGGATAG
- a CDS encoding hypothetical protein (similar to two-component response regulator), protein MNPTITSSIKVGTLKGVQILVVDNDIDSGVLLTIFLSYFGANVTTSASIKEAVNSLTCFFPHIIICEIRFLGENVYVLLNKLAEIESFSKNHIPIIVNSTCVNGTTEEIPEIEFAGYLLKPIDLDKLLVMIEHLLPLGGNNLLVEPLQHSFINSLAVADSLLTEIKENNE, encoded by the coding sequence ATGAATCCAACTATTACTTCTTCAATTAAGGTTGGAACACTCAAGGGTGTGCAAATACTCGTTGTAGATAACGATATCGATAGTGGAGTCCTACTTACTATCTTTCTCTCATATTTTGGTGCAAATGTGACCACATCTGCCTCTATAAAGGAGGCTGTAAACAGCCTGACTTGTTTCTTTCCTCATATCATCATTTGTGAAATAAGATTTTTAGGTGAAAATGTCTATGTTTTACTTAATAAATTAGCGGAAATAGAATCCTTTAGTAAGAATCATATTCCCATTATTGTGAATTCTACCTGTGTCAATGGGACTACTGAGGAAATTCCAGAGATAGAGTTTGCCGGATATTTACTCAAACCAATCGACCTGGATAAATTACTGGTGATGATAGAGCATCTATTACCACTAGGTGGAAATAATTTATTGGTTGAGCCACTACAACACTCATTTATTAATAGTCTAGCTGTAGCAGATAGCTTATTAACAGAAATCAAGGAAAATAATGAATAA
- a CDS encoding two-component response regulator translates to MNKIYGSHNFENVNLADDTKDLDILQELTILVVDDDENMRLSITDIFEVYGIKVMTASNALEAFELVENFKLDLLISDINMPGENGYWLIEQIRKITSPKKSEIPAIAYTGNTEANAQKKALASGFQTYIQKPSRMQHLITEATKLLKFSQELPGN, encoded by the coding sequence ATGAATAAAATCTATGGGTCGCATAACTTTGAGAATGTAAATTTGGCCGACGATACAAAAGACTTAGATATTTTGCAAGAATTGACAATCCTGGTAGTAGACGATGATGAAAATATGCGGCTTTCTATTACCGATATATTTGAAGTCTATGGAATAAAGGTAATGACTGCCTCTAATGCCTTAGAAGCATTTGAGCTAGTGGAAAATTTTAAACTAGACCTCTTAATTAGTGACATTAATATGCCAGGAGAAAATGGCTACTGGTTAATAGAGCAAATCAGAAAAATTACATCTCCAAAAAAAAGCGAAATTCCGGCGATCGCTTATACTGGCAATACTGAAGCTAACGCACAGAAAAAGGCGCTGGCTTCTGGGTTTCAAACTTATATCCAAAAGCCTTCAAGAATGCAGCATTTAATAACAGAAGCAACAAAACTGCTGAAATTTAGTCAAGAATTACCAGGAAATTAG